The sequence CTCGCCTTGCCACAGGCTCTGTTCGGCCGGCACCTCTTCGAGATATTTGAGGATGCCGCCCTTGAGGTGGAACACATCCTCGAAGCCGAGCGACTTGACATAGGCGGTCGCCTTTTCGCAGCGAATGCCGCCGGTGCAGAACATCGCCACCTTGCGGCCTTCGAGCTCCGCCCGGTGCGCTTCCACCCAGGCGGGGAATTCGCGAAAGCTCGCGGTCGCCGGATCGACCGCACCCTTGAACGTGCCGATCGAGACCTCGTAGGTGTTGCGCGTGTCGATGACGATCGTGCCGGGCTCGGAAATCAGCGCGTTCCAGTCGGCGGGCGCGACATAGGTGCCGGCGCTTGTTGCCGGGTCGATGTCTTCGACACCCATGGTGACGATCTCGCGTTTCAGCCGCACCTTCATGCGGTGGAACGGCATGTCTGTGGCACTGCTGAACTTGACCTCCAGGCCGGCCAACCCGTCGATGGCTTCGATATGGTCGATGAGCTCGGCGATCGCTTCTTCGCTGCCGGCGACGGTGCCGTTGATGCCTTCATGCGCCAGAAGCAGCGTGCCCTTGATGCCGCGGCCGCAGCAGAAGGCGGCGAGCGGCGCGCGCAGCGCCTCGAAGGCGTCGAGCCGGGCAAACCGGTAGAGCGCGGCGACGCGGACAGGCTGGGAAGGAGCGGACGGTGTCATTGTCAGAGCAACTAGACGCTCGTAAAAGCCGATTCAAGGCGAAACCGGCCTCGACACCTGTCATGGCCCTGTCGGGAAAGAGCCGGTAAGCTGTCCGCTAGCGCGTGACATCGCGACGCGACCGGTTTCGTGGACAGGCAAACACCCGTCTGCTAATCGGTTGAAATGACCCTTATCTATGGAGAGACAGATGCCCAGCAAGACCGAAAAACTCCTGTCGCTCCTCAACGGCCAACCGGTCATCCCGGTGCTGAAGATCAATGATGTCGCCAACGCGGTGCCGTTGGCCCGCGCCTTGGCACGCGGCGGCCTGCCGGCGATCGAGATCACGTTGCGGACCGCCGATGCGCTGGAAGCGATCCGGCGGGTGGCGGCCGAGGTCGAGGAAGCCATTGTCGGCGCCGGTACCATTCTGGACAGCAGGCAGTTCGACGAGGCCGCCAGTGCCGGCTCGCGCTTCATCGTCAGCCCCGGCATCACGCGCGAGCTTCTGGCAGCCGCCGCCGACAGCGAGGTTCCACTGCTGCCCGGCGCCATCACGCCCGGCGAGATCATGGCCGCGCGCGAGGCGGGCCTGCGCTTCCTGAAATTCTTCCCGGCCGAGCAGTCTGGCGGCATCGCCTCGCTGAAGGCCTTCGCCTCGCCGCTGGCCGACGTCAAATTCTGCCCGACCGGCGGCATCACCGGCAAGAACGCCGCCGACTATCTCAGCCTGCCCAACGTCATCTGCGTCGGCGGCTCCTGGGTCGCGCCCGACGACATGGTCAAGGCCGGCAAGTGGGACGAAATCGAAGCGCTCGCACGCGCTGCCAGCCAGCTCAGGAAATAGTCGGTCCCCGCTCACCAAGGCAACGGACCATTCTCGTCGAAATATCCGCCGGTAGGCCCGCCAGCCTTCAGCGCCGCCAGTTGCACGATGATCTCGGCCGCCTGCTGCACCGTACGGGTGCCTCTGTGCGCATTGAGATCCGTCGCGGTGTAGCCCGGAGCCGCAGCGTTGACCATCATGCCGCGCGGCGACAGCTCCCGGGCGAAGGCCACGGTGATGGCATTGAGCGCTGTCTTCGAGCTGCCATAACCCATGACATTGGGCGATTGGCTGTTGCCCGCGGCGCGCGCGATCGAGCCGAGGTAACTGCTGACCATGACGATGCGGGCGGCGGGCGCTGCCAGGAGCAGCGGCAGGAAGGCCTGGGTGACGCGAACCGGGCCGAAGACGTTGACGTCAAAGGTGGCCTTCATGTCGGCGACATTCTCGCGACTTGGCGCCCGTTCGTAGCGGCCGTCAGGCCCGAGCGCGTCAACATAGCCTGGGGCAATGCCGGCATTGTTGACCAGCACGTCGAGGCTGGAGACCCGCGCCGTCAAGGTTCTGGCCGCCGCCGCCACACTGTCGTCGCTGGCGACGTCGAGCGCGAGCCATTCCACGTCGAGCCCTTCATTGCGCAACGCCTTTGCCGCCGCCTCCCCGCGCTCGGCATCGCGGGCGCCGAGCCAGACATTGAACCCCATGGCCGCCAGCCGGCGAGCGGTTTCGAGGCCGATGCCCTTGTTGGCGCCGGTGATCAGCACGTTCGCTTTGGTCGTCATGTCCATGTCTCCTTCTTTGAAACCCAGACATGACGTGCGTCGGCCGATTTCGCGCGCCGGATATTCGCTTCCTCTTGCCTAATCCTCTCAACTGGTTGCGCGGCCCGCATGGATCGGCAATGCTGAAGACATGGAAGACGCCTTTCAGGAATTAATCGCGATCGCCGGCCGGCATGCGCATGGGCGGCGCACCAAAACGGCCATCCCGCGTGTCACCATCGGCCGCAGCGAGGTTGCGACTCCGCCACTGCCCGAGCTTTGTCAGCCGACGGCGCTGTTCGTGCTGCAAGGTGCGAAGACTGTGCTGATCGGCGACCGCACGCTTCGCTACGGCGCCGGCAGCTATTTCGTCTATGCGGTGGAGACGCCCGCCACCAGCCAGCTGATCGAGGCGAGCAGCGCCCGTCCTTACATGGCCATCGCCTTCGCCCTCGATGTCGGACTGATCGCCAGCCTGCTTATCGACCACACACCGGCGGTCGACGGCGACAGCTTCGTGACCAACCGGTTGGATGATGAACTGCTCGATGCCTGGCGCCGCATGCTGCGGCTGCTCGACCGTCCGGCTGAAATCCCGGTGCTGGCGCCCATGCTTGAACGCGAGATCGCATTCCGCCTGTTGCAAGGCCCGCAAGGCGCGAAGCTGCGCCAGTTGGCGCGCGCTGACGGCCGCCTGTCACAGATCCGTCGCGCCACCGCCTGGATACGATCGCACTACAACGAGCCTATCGATGTGACGGAACTGGCCGCGCTTGCACATATGAGCAACGCTTCGTTTCACCGCCACTTCAAGGCGGCAACCGCCATGAGCCCGATCCAGTACCAGAAGCAGGTCCGGCTGCTGGAGGCGCGTCATCTGCTGATCGCGGAGCCGGGCAGCGCGACGCGTGTCGCCTTTGCCGTCGGCTATGAAAGCGCATCCCAGTTCAGCCGGGAATATGCGCGCCATTTCGGATTGCCGCCGGCGCGTGACGCCGCGCGGCTCCTGGCCAGGGGCGAAGCAGCCACTCTGGAAATCGACTAGGGCGGTTCA comes from Mesorhizobium japonicum MAFF 303099 and encodes:
- a CDS encoding rhodanese-related sulfurtransferase; this translates as MTPSAPSQPVRVAALYRFARLDAFEALRAPLAAFCCGRGIKGTLLLAHEGINGTVAGSEEAIAELIDHIEAIDGLAGLEVKFSSATDMPFHRMKVRLKREIVTMGVEDIDPATSAGTYVAPADWNALISEPGTIVIDTRNTYEVSIGTFKGAVDPATASFREFPAWVEAHRAELEGRKVAMFCTGGIRCEKATAYVKSLGFEDVFHLKGGILKYLEEVPAEQSLWQGECFVFDERVSVSHGLAEGDAELCRACRHPLTASELTSPRYAAGVSCPHCFDARTDEDRQRYAERQRQVELAQARGKRPHIGS
- a CDS encoding 2-dehydro-3-deoxy-phosphogluconate aldolase — protein: MPSKTEKLLSLLNGQPVIPVLKINDVANAVPLARALARGGLPAIEITLRTADALEAIRRVAAEVEEAIVGAGTILDSRQFDEAASAGSRFIVSPGITRELLAAAADSEVPLLPGAITPGEIMAAREAGLRFLKFFPAEQSGGIASLKAFASPLADVKFCPTGGITGKNAADYLSLPNVICVGGSWVAPDDMVKAGKWDEIEALARAASQLRK
- a CDS encoding SDR family NAD(P)-dependent oxidoreductase, encoding MTTKANVLITGANKGIGLETARRLAAMGFNVWLGARDAERGEAAAKALRNEGLDVEWLALDVASDDSVAAAARTLTARVSSLDVLVNNAGIAPGYVDALGPDGRYERAPSRENVADMKATFDVNVFGPVRVTQAFLPLLLAAPAARIVMVSSYLGSIARAAGNSQSPNVMGYGSSKTALNAITVAFARELSPRGMMVNAAAPGYTATDLNAHRGTRTVQQAAEIIVQLAALKAGGPTGGYFDENGPLPW
- a CDS encoding AraC family transcriptional regulator, encoding MEDAFQELIAIAGRHAHGRRTKTAIPRVTIGRSEVATPPLPELCQPTALFVLQGAKTVLIGDRTLRYGAGSYFVYAVETPATSQLIEASSARPYMAIAFALDVGLIASLLIDHTPAVDGDSFVTNRLDDELLDAWRRMLRLLDRPAEIPVLAPMLEREIAFRLLQGPQGAKLRQLARADGRLSQIRRATAWIRSHYNEPIDVTELAALAHMSNASFHRHFKAATAMSPIQYQKQVRLLEARHLLIAEPGSATRVAFAVGYESASQFSREYARHFGLPPARDAARLLARGEAATLEID